From Mycolicibacterium nivoides, a single genomic window includes:
- a CDS encoding class I SAM-dependent methyltransferase → MVERSIWMQKVAADPGHSNWYIERFRAMARAGEDLAGEARLVDAMASRNAHILDAGCGPGRVGGYLAGAGHQVVGVDVDPALIEAAKKDHPGPRWLVGDLAELDLPARGIADAFDIIVSAGNVMTFLAPSTRVQVLTRLRAHLAEDGRAVIGFGAGREYEFGQFLDDAATAGFTPDLLLSTWDVRPFTEDSDFLVAILRPA, encoded by the coding sequence ATGGTCGAGCGGAGCATCTGGATGCAAAAGGTCGCGGCCGATCCTGGGCATTCGAATTGGTACATCGAACGCTTTCGTGCCATGGCGCGTGCCGGTGAGGACCTCGCCGGTGAGGCTCGTCTGGTGGACGCGATGGCGTCGCGCAACGCCCACATCCTGGATGCCGGCTGCGGTCCCGGCCGGGTGGGCGGATATCTGGCCGGGGCCGGGCACCAGGTGGTCGGCGTCGACGTCGATCCGGCATTGATCGAGGCGGCCAAGAAGGACCACCCCGGTCCGCGGTGGCTGGTCGGCGACCTTGCCGAACTCGACCTGCCGGCACGGGGCATCGCCGACGCGTTCGACATCATCGTGTCGGCCGGCAACGTGATGACGTTCCTCGCCCCGAGCACCAGGGTCCAGGTCCTGACCCGGTTGCGCGCCCACCTCGCCGAGGACGGCCGTGCAGTGATCGGATTCGGAGCCGGCCGCGAATACGAGTTCGGTCAGTTCCTCGACGACGCGGCAACGGCCGGTTTCACCCCGGATCTGTTGTTGTCCACATGGGATGTGCGGCCCTTCACCGAAGACTCGGATTTTCTCGTCGCCATCCTGCGCCCCGCCTAG
- a CDS encoding ABC transporter permease, whose translation MIVPLAVLALWQVVAVNGVFSSSQLPPPGDVVGALGELVRRGELWSHLQTSLSRVLVGYLCGALIGIGLGSAVGLSTPVRRLLGPSVAALRTVPSLAWVPLLLLWLGIGEEPKILLIAIGAFFPVYTTTASALSHVDPHLVEVGRAYGREGTSLLATVLLPAAAPTLVNGLRLGLANAWLFLVAAELIASSKGLGFLLIDSQNTGRTDIMMLAIVLLAALGKLSDTAFGALEHRLVRRRV comes from the coding sequence TTGATCGTCCCACTGGCGGTTCTGGCGCTCTGGCAGGTGGTTGCGGTCAACGGTGTGTTCTCCAGCAGCCAGTTGCCCCCGCCGGGTGACGTCGTCGGTGCACTGGGGGAACTCGTGCGCCGCGGTGAACTCTGGTCGCACCTGCAGACCAGCCTGTCGCGGGTGTTGGTCGGCTACCTCTGCGGGGCACTCATCGGCATCGGTCTGGGCTCCGCGGTCGGGTTGTCGACGCCCGTACGGCGGCTGCTCGGACCATCGGTCGCCGCGTTGCGAACGGTGCCGTCGCTGGCCTGGGTTCCGTTGCTGCTGCTGTGGCTAGGGATCGGTGAGGAGCCGAAGATCCTGCTGATCGCGATCGGTGCGTTCTTCCCGGTCTACACCACGACCGCCTCAGCGCTGTCCCACGTAGATCCGCACCTGGTCGAGGTGGGACGTGCCTACGGCAGGGAAGGTACTTCACTTCTGGCAACAGTCTTGCTGCCGGCGGCCGCCCCCACCCTGGTCAACGGTCTGCGGCTCGGGCTGGCCAACGCCTGGTTGTTCCTGGTGGCCGCCGAGTTGATCGCATCATCGAAAGGTCTGGGGTTCTTGCTCATCGACAGTCAGAACACCGGACGCACCGACATCATGATGTTGGCGATCGTGTTGTTGGCCGCCCTCGGCAAGCTCAGCGATACCGCCTTCGGTGCCCTCGAGCACCGCCTCGTTCGCCGGCGAGTATGA
- a CDS encoding FKBP-type peptidyl-prolyl cis-trans isomerase, translated as MNSFRVPSSVALVACAASLTMALAACGSDTDTSSATSSPSTPSVAEVLTPSIAETATEASTCPTAAPQNAGAPEWTLPGATGSVAVTGSTDTAAPVVKVDGPFSVAQTQVQTLKAGDGPVVSPSANVTVCYMGVNGRDGSVFDSSYERGEPVDFPLNGVVPGFQKAISGQKVGSTVAVAMTSADGYPQGQPAAGIQPGDSLVFAIKILDAQG; from the coding sequence ATGAACTCCTTTCGCGTGCCTTCCTCTGTTGCGCTCGTGGCCTGCGCCGCGTCGTTGACCATGGCGCTCGCCGCGTGCGGCTCCGACACGGACACCTCCTCGGCCACGTCCTCGCCGAGCACGCCGTCGGTCGCCGAGGTGCTCACGCCATCGATCGCCGAGACCGCAACCGAGGCCAGCACGTGCCCGACCGCAGCTCCCCAGAACGCGGGCGCCCCCGAATGGACGCTGCCCGGGGCGACCGGCAGCGTTGCGGTCACCGGCTCCACCGACACCGCGGCGCCGGTGGTCAAGGTCGACGGACCGTTCAGCGTGGCCCAGACCCAGGTGCAGACCCTCAAGGCCGGCGATGGGCCCGTCGTGTCACCGTCGGCGAACGTCACGGTCTGCTACATGGGCGTCAACGGACGCGACGGATCGGTGTTCGACAGCAGCTACGAACGTGGCGAACCCGTCGACTTCCCGCTCAACGGCGTGGTGCCGGGCTTCCAGAAAGCCATTTCAGGACAGAAGGTCGGGTCCACGGTGGCAGTGGCGATGACCTCTGCCGACGGTTACCCCCAGGGGCAGCCCGCTGCCGGTATCCAGCCGGGTGATTCGTTGGTCTTCGCGATCAAGATCCTCGACGCCCAGGGCTGA
- a CDS encoding TIGR01777 family oxidoreductase, with protein sequence MGLVYSSIIDAPQEEVFAWHGRPGAFARLSPPWQAMQLKSEAASLRDGRAELALPGGLRWVAQHQADAYDPPRRFVDQIARGGPASLPAALAVRWKHIHDFEAVDSAHTRMTDRVETPVPGHFLRPMFAYRHRQLADDLAAHQEARVHGMAPLTVAVTGASGLVGSALTAFLSTGGHRVIRLVRHAAAKPDERQWNPADPHPELLTGVDVVIHLAGATIAGRFTDGHRRAIRDSRIEPTRRLAELVADTDRGPQVVVSASAVGFYGYDRADEVLTETSERGGGFLADVVADWEDALAPAEQSGARVVRIRTGIVQSPSGGTLRLLRPLFAAGLGGRIGDGQQWLPWIGIDDLVDIYYRALWDERLSGPVNAVAPEPVRNAEYTDTLGRVLHRPTVLPVPALGPRVLLGDQGARELACASQRAVPAVLTAADHHFRHPRLDQALRHVLGRAITA encoded by the coding sequence ATGGGATTGGTGTACTCCAGCATCATCGACGCCCCGCAGGAAGAGGTCTTCGCCTGGCACGGCCGACCGGGTGCGTTCGCCAGGTTGTCACCGCCGTGGCAGGCGATGCAGCTCAAATCCGAGGCCGCCTCGCTGCGCGACGGCCGCGCCGAACTCGCGCTGCCCGGCGGCCTGCGGTGGGTGGCGCAGCACCAGGCCGACGCATATGACCCGCCACGACGCTTCGTCGACCAGATCGCCCGCGGTGGGCCGGCCTCGCTGCCCGCGGCACTGGCGGTGCGCTGGAAGCACATTCACGATTTCGAAGCCGTCGACTCCGCCCACACCCGGATGACCGACCGCGTCGAGACGCCGGTCCCCGGCCATTTCCTGCGTCCCATGTTCGCCTACCGGCATCGCCAACTCGCCGACGACCTCGCGGCCCACCAAGAGGCACGCGTACACGGAATGGCGCCGCTGACGGTCGCGGTCACTGGCGCGTCCGGGCTGGTCGGGTCGGCATTGACCGCGTTTCTGAGCACCGGTGGCCACCGGGTCATCCGGCTGGTCCGCCACGCGGCAGCCAAACCTGATGAGCGGCAATGGAACCCTGCGGATCCCCACCCGGAACTGTTGACCGGGGTCGATGTCGTCATCCACCTGGCCGGGGCAACGATCGCCGGCCGGTTCACCGATGGGCACCGCCGCGCGATTCGCGACAGCCGCATCGAGCCGACCCGCCGGCTCGCCGAATTGGTCGCCGACACCGATCGCGGGCCCCAGGTGGTCGTCAGCGCGTCAGCAGTCGGCTTCTACGGGTACGACCGAGCCGACGAGGTTCTCACCGAGACCAGTGAGCGCGGCGGTGGATTCCTCGCCGATGTCGTGGCCGACTGGGAGGACGCGCTGGCCCCGGCGGAACAATCCGGGGCGCGCGTGGTGCGGATCCGTACCGGCATCGTGCAATCTCCGAGTGGCGGCACGCTTCGACTGTTGCGTCCGCTGTTCGCCGCTGGGCTCGGCGGCCGCATCGGCGACGGACAACAGTGGTTGCCCTGGATCGGCATCGACGACCTGGTCGACATCTACTACCGCGCGTTGTGGGACGAGCGACTGTCCGGCCCGGTCAACGCCGTGGCCCCGGAGCCGGTGCGCAACGCTGAATACACCGACACTCTCGGCCGCGTCCTGCACCGCCCGACCGTTCTACCGGTGCCCGCACTGGGGCCACGGGTACTGCTCGGCGATCAAGGTGCCCGCGAACTGGCCTGCGCCAGCCAGCGGGCCGTTCCTGCGGTTCTTACCGCCGCTGATCACCACTTCCGCCATCCGCGCCTGGATCAGGCACTGCGCCACGTGTTGGGACGCGCGATTACGGCGTAG
- a CDS encoding SH3-like domain-containing protein: protein MANNSMGDFVSQLRPALHRLQDWPYPDQIDHTLFSAFMKNPHDVGGDPDAPAIFEEKEEEAWELNTFVTCEVLGWRGIWTSEERRRLGNVDVGRTIYHGFPYYGRWVWAIARCLVEKDHITLRELLERVDEVRARVAAGGVDALSAAPRSVGDPTTVSRNRHHIEALGKGDPQRFDGQAGAPRFAVGDRVRVRDLPTIFYTRTQEYLRGKPATIVEVSYESLVPEDEAFDREEQKPQWFYIVRFNMTDVWDPYAGAVGDTLQAEISELWLQPLG, encoded by the coding sequence ATGGCCAACAATTCCATGGGTGACTTTGTCAGCCAGTTGCGCCCAGCCCTACATCGGCTCCAGGACTGGCCCTATCCCGATCAGATAGACCACACGCTGTTCTCCGCCTTCATGAAGAATCCGCACGACGTCGGCGGTGATCCCGACGCCCCGGCGATCTTCGAGGAAAAGGAAGAAGAGGCGTGGGAACTCAATACCTTCGTGACATGTGAGGTTCTCGGCTGGCGTGGCATTTGGACGTCCGAAGAACGGCGGCGGCTGGGGAACGTCGACGTGGGGCGCACGATTTACCACGGCTTCCCCTATTACGGCCGGTGGGTGTGGGCCATCGCCCGGTGCCTCGTCGAGAAGGACCACATCACGCTTCGCGAGTTGTTGGAGCGCGTCGACGAGGTGCGCGCCCGTGTGGCCGCCGGTGGCGTGGACGCTTTGTCGGCAGCGCCACGCAGCGTCGGTGATCCGACAACGGTCTCCAGGAACCGCCATCACATCGAGGCGCTCGGTAAGGGCGATCCGCAGCGGTTCGACGGACAGGCCGGGGCCCCTCGGTTCGCCGTCGGTGATCGGGTGCGCGTGCGGGACCTTCCGACGATCTTCTACACCCGAACCCAGGAGTATCTGCGCGGCAAGCCCGCGACGATAGTCGAGGTGTCCTACGAAAGCCTGGTGCCCGAGGACGAGGCGTTCGACCGCGAAGAGCAGAAACCTCAATGGTTCTACATCGTGCGCTTCAACATGACCGACGTGTGGGATCCCTATGCGGGCGCCGTAGGCGACACCCTCCAGGCCGAGATCTCCGAATTGTGGTTGCAGCCGCTGGGTTAG